The genomic stretch TAACGACGCAGGTTAAAACTGAGTTTTACTGGGTTTAACCCAAAATACGAGGCTCTAATACAAAGCACCCAAGGTTCCAGGGCTGGAAGACGGAAAGAGATAGATACTGTCCAAGTAAGCCCTGTACAAGCCAGTAATAATCGTTAATGAATCTCCGCACGTAACCAGTAAAACGTCTTAGCTGACAAAGACATGGGTGGAAAACCACTGACCACTGGGCAAGATGGAACGAGTGAAATGGATTTCTTGCTGTGTCGTACGAGCATTGTCCttgtcatatacagggtgtcccagaaaacgtgtcattgaattataataaaaaaaatacgccacctagaatcatgcggtcaacagcatttgttcttattaggtttttgccacctcctaatgtgaatgtcatgtactcgaagtttaattatgtaaatatttgcgaacggaactcggaaatttgccaagtaaatgtcacttttttaccccaccaatatgaagagtgtgccgaattcactcaaattcacgataattcaGAGTGATATTCAcgggctatcccatcggaaaaaatagccgaatatcatgctttccGGAGCACccgaccatagcgcgcgatgactgaatatccctgtcaatcatcattaatttgactaaaagcgtcacgctcttcacattggtggggtaaaaaagtgacctttactaggcaaatttccgactaaagctcgcaaaaatttacataattaaacttacgttacacgacattcacatgaggaggtggcaaaaacctagtaaaaacaaatgctgttgaccgcatgatcctaggtggcgtagtttttttattataattcaatgacacgttttctggaacaccctgtatgactAGCCACCAGCGTGAGAGAACGTATTGTTCGGCGAAATTGTTGCTATGGTACCTGCGGCGTCCTCCATTTGTAAAAGTGTACAGACAACATTTCACTCACTTGACCCTCGTTGCAGAGATGTCGAGTGCCTCCAGGTGGGGCAGGTCCTGTGTCACAATGTCGAGGCCGTGCCGATTGAACTCTGTGTGGCTGACGTTGAGGGAGGACAGGTTGCGCAGTTTTGAGAGGGCCACCACCACGCACAACTTGGCGCTGGTGAACGCACAGCGGGCCACATTGAGGGTCCGCAAATGCGTTAGCGTCCAGTCTCCCAGGCAACCAATCAGGTCGTTCACTGTCACTTTCGTCAGTCCCGTCGCCTCGATTTCAGTCAGCTGATGCGAGCGTAAAACCCGCAGGCCCCTGTCAAGAAACGACGTGACTTAAGATTACGTACTGGTAGAATGAATAGAATTTGAATTTATGGCCTCGGCAGTAAGTGggcgttttcttttccttgtttacaaggcttctgacggcagtgagggaggggggggcgcttcagatttgccCTGCCCCAGGTGTAAACTcacctcgcgacggctctggtgCTGGCAGTTTATAACCTATCTGTATATATAACAATGCCATCGTTTCATGTAAAATGTTTAACAAAAAACTGGCAGTGTTTGCGGAAGAGAATGGTGAAACTTCTTGCAAGGTAGAGTGGCTAAGACTGAAAGCGTTCTATTCCTATCTACGCAGACAAAGTGTGCGGCACCTGTTTCATCTGCTCGGACAGTATATACCACATACCTCGTAGTGACATTAGAAGCTTTCCGAAGGTGCACTTTCTGAAGCCTGGTGACTCTAGAGTCAAACAGAGATAGGACAACATCGTTGAGCTGCCCGCGATTACCCAACGTTTCCAGAACTTGCTGGGAAACTTCCGTGTGGAAGAACACGTCTGGATCTCTGAAGGTGTACCTTTAAGACAAGTACAATGTGAAAGCATCAGCTTTAATGTATAGCATTCGGGGTTACGAAGTTGTGTTAGCAGACATTCTAACCTACCGGGGTTGCTGATCCTCGGGGGATGTTTGTACATCGCAAATCGCTACGATGTTCTCACAGATGAAGTCGACACAGCACTCTTGCAGCGATACTGGAGAATCATACATGGCTGGATGGCTTACCTAGCTTTCGATCTCAGGGACAGTCATGTTCGTCCGACTGTAAAACAAATATGTTAACAGGAAAAGATTTACATTGTCCGTAAGTAGCAGAAATGCATGACGTTCGCCCTTGCACCTGCAAACAATATAGCTCTTTTGAAGCTCTACGGACCGCTGGGAGAGTGGTACAGGTACGTACAAAAGCGTTAACAGAACAGCTTCAGTTGCACATTGCCACTTTCCAGCATCATGCTGGCAATAGACGGTTAATACGGAAGTAATGCCCAGTTTGCCTCGATCGGAAAGTATCGATAACTCACGTGAAAAGCGTACTTGTGTCTTGCGTCAAACAACGTAGCGCGCCTTCAGTTCAGTTAATCGACTGCTCCGTAATTTGCAGTACAAACCTTGAGCAGCATGCAGACGAGAGCATCTTTTACTTCTTCGACATCATTTCCACACGCAAAatagaataaaaacaaaaacgaaactggATCACCAGACTTGGCCTCTCTATGCGTTTTTTGCTGGCGCTGCACCAGCACCAGTTTCACAATCTCCCAGAATGGGAAAGTTTTGGCCAATGCGTTGCGCGTCCCTGTTGTTTTCATATTGACAGCATTGAAAATAACAATAAATACTTACGTTTGTAGTATCTGCATACGATGCAAGAACGTCATTAAAAGTCATTAAAAGTAATATGAACAACGCAACGCGTTACGATGCAGACGACGCTAAACTTTACCCCGTCGATGGCGCCACTTGTCTGCATGAAATTGCTCTGCTTTCCGCGGCTCTTTCGAAATTCGTGATGTCTGGACGGTTTTCAACTGAGGCAGCGGCAGGAATATTTGTTGTGTGACATAAGGTAAGCTTATGATTATTGAGTAGCGACATTCCTGTTTAATGTAAAAAACGAGGAGGCACAAGCTGCGCGCACCAGTGTGAATTGCGCGAGCATCTCAATATTCCTTAGTCGAAGGAGCTGTGGGAAGCATAGTTTATAACGTCAGGACGTCCGCGTTCAGCGACGTGGAATTTGGAGTTTTTTATAATCTGCTACCAGTATGCATAAGCTAATTTCGTCGAGGTCCAGCACCACAAGGGTGAAGCAGAAGGACGCTCACCAACGAGAGCGCAAGAAGAGCACCGCCCCGAAAGCTCGCCATAGTGGACTTGTGGACGTAGTGACACTGCTCGAGTTTGGACAGGACTTGCCTGGACTGTCGCAGTGTCCAGTTCTGCTCTTTTCGACAAAGTTTTCATCAAGCAGACAGAGCGCTTTCTGGAATTTGGCGCTTAAAAAAGGCTACTTTGTGGAGAAGACTGAACGACGTAAGACCATCTTAAGACCCGTTTTACGCCTTTACAGTGGAGTGACAGATGTTACGAGCGATGCGATTGCTGGAAATTACGAACAGGTTCAACCACTGACTTTCGTCAGGAGTCGTCGGGAGCTGGAACCTTTTTGTAAATTTGCACGCCACTCCTGGCTGGAGTCTAAACTACCGAAGCACCAGCGTACATACTTTGGCCTCATAGGAATCATGGGAGTGACATTTCCGAGACATTCTCTAAGCTCCGACCATCTGAATTATATGTTACACGAAGCCATGCAGCTATTTATTAATACGTCCAACGTGGTTGGATTTCCTGTGCTCTACGATCTGAACCAGCACTGCAAGAACGTTGGAACATTCCTGAAAAAAATGCACGAGCTGAGGGCCAAATGTCAACTATGTGTAGAGGTCTGTGAACCTGGTATCCTTCCAGTGTGCAGACGACGGCTGCCCAAGAGAGCTTTCGATGAAGACGATCTGGACAACTCCAATACGACAATCCGCAGCCTCGAACTTCACGCCTCGAAAGAGGTTCACGTCTGTCTGTTATATCGCTTTGCAATGATCACTCACAGCATCCTCCAATACTTGATCCTCATCAACGTTGGCGGAAAAGTCGTGCAAGCGTTTGCGGAGGAAGTCATGATAGTTGGCGTGAAGCAGCAGATAACAGAGACCGTCCTGGAGATGTACCTTGAGCCAAGCACACGTATCATCGAGTCTCTCTTTGACGCCGTCATGTCCCGCGTAGCAACGTTTATGTTGAAGTCTGGCAGCACCACAAAGCACATCCGCATCAAGACGGTTGAGCAATGCCGCATAGGAGCCGCGGTCGGGGCCTGGCAGTTCGTCACGTTCCTCCTGGCCGCCGTCTCGGAGTCTTTTGCCAAAGCGGCCATAACTGAAGTCGGCAGGGAGGAAAGAAATCGCAAGTACCTCCAGGACAGCCTGGGCTTCATGCAGCGGATTAAGGATGATTGCCTGTACTGCGTGTTTCGGCTGCTCTCTTTGAAGCACAGAAAGCTGGGACTGCTGAAAGCTCAGCACCAAGCACAGGATCCGCTCAACGTGGTCGGAATGCAGACAGTGACATTGTTGAGCAAGGTCATTGTTGCTTACGCTTTGCACATGTTTAAGACAAAGAGGTCGAACGCCAGGCACCTGTACATCTACGAAGAGGACGTCCGTGAAGATTTTGGGAGGTTTTTGGCGGAGCTGAAGGGCTTTTCTGTAGCTGTGCCGCAACCCCCCATCACTGTTAATGATCTTACCGGCGGACGGCTTCAGAAATTTATGGTAGAGATGTCCGTGATATACTACAAAGAAGTGGTCGACGTCCGGGAACATCTGGAAGCGTCGAAGACTGGAGAAGACGATGTTGTGAAATAGACTGCGGATGTGTTGCAATGTGCAGCTAGCTTCATAAAACGAATATTCTGCGTAACTTAATTGTGCATAAAAATGTGTGCGCACGAGTGGAATAGATTGCATGTGGTAGAAACATACTAGGCAATGCAAATATTAAATTCTATTATCATTGGTAGATGAAAGTGTCACTCCTAGAAGGTTAGTTTTAGAAATTAAGGCCACAGTTTGGGAGGATTTGGGATATTTATCATTGGTGAACCTTTACCTGTCTAGCCTTTAGGTGGAAACTGAAACTAGATTTCTATTTGGAGTGTTAGATAACCTTGCTATTTCATTCAAATGTTGAGACTATCAACTATCAAAGGCTTTCCTGCTACCACACACTGTACTCTAGACAAGCCACGCTTACACGATTTTGACGTTATCCAGGCAATTGTGGCCTTATCTGTGATCTCCTAGTCTCTGTGCCCCCCATACGGCAACCCTGGCAATTTCGCTATCGTGGACAGCTCTGTACTATAGCTAAGGTGTTCAACACGAGTCCTTTTCACTACACAACAGAGGTGAGTTCAATCCTTGACTCCCTGTTCCATCTCGAGAGTCGGTTGCAATTTCTGCAAGCTGTCCCTGTATTCGATGACTTTCTGCTTGTATTCTTCCGCCAACTTTTCGTTTTTCTCTGTGCCTTCCCCTTTCCGATACATGAGGCTGAGATTGGAACATGCGTACATGTTGCCCAGCTCACATCCGCGGGTGGTGTAAACAAATGCCTTTTTCATGTCCTTGACCACGGCGTCGTTGCCGTTGATGTAGTGGGCGCTGGCGAAGTAGCAGCCATCCGCGCTGCCCAGCTGGCAGGCACGGTCCAGGAGCTGTAACCCCAAGCGGTTGTCCTTGGGTATCACTGAGGGTTTCTTTCTGTCCCTGGATGTGAGCATGAGGGCAGCTGCAAAGCAGCCCTCAGGAGATCCTGCATCGCATCCGGTGCGGTAGTACTTGTAGGCTTCTGTTTCATTCACTTTGCATCCTGTGCAAAGCGGTTAAGTGTCGTGTAAGGACCAGGAAGCACAAACAAACGTGAGGCTCTTTTCATGCTCAGAACTTGAGTGTATTTCAGGTTTTGCATTTCTTGGGATGAGGACTAGCTAACCATGTCTACGGTTAAAACATACCGGTAAATGGGCCAGTAACATAGCAAGAAAAACATTTGAGGGATGGTTACGAAGGAACTCTAGGTGGAGGGGGGCATTTCACCTACGCCACCCAGGTAGAGAAAGCCGGCTTACTTGTTGACAAGACGTAACAACTatgagtcagccaatcaggatcatgTTTTCAACAGTCGCAGCCAATCACGAATGTGCTTTCACCAGTTGTGGCCATGAGGATgagccaccgtcgtctgcgagtggtgattgaacgtccccacgtactaaatgggaaaactttgaAGTAAAGCGCAAAACTGCCCcgatctttctcaaaactgattttctggaaagcgtgtggcactttttgtctaaatattcaggtctgcaggttccacgTAAGCTGCGATCATTTTGCGGGTtgttgaattcgcagaacggcgaagtgcagtagcagacgaattctgactatatatgtTCACGTAGTGAAAAAGGTTCACGTAGTGAaaaagggagaggaggcaatataAGGAGGCCTTCTGTATCGCTGGCGTTTGCATTTCACCCGCGTTTCCATCACCCAAATGCTTCACAAAAGGTACCAtttcgtggggggggggggggggggggggcggcagCGAAATCAGGATCACAAAGTTTCTACAatgtaacgatgaaagatggaagtcactgaaaaggttagccagctgtaggactcgaaccgacATTTTCTGGATTACTCATGTTCTACAATGTGTTGAGATTGACTGACCTTTTCCTAGCCACCTGTAGTTGCCATACTTGAAGCAACTTTTTgggtgtttgttttcgtcgcagTTTCTTTTGTATACTTGTCCCGCTTTCTCAAAGTCTTTCTTGATTGCTTCCATGTAGTCTCCCAACCGATGGCAACCTGCGAATTCCATATTCTCGTGTTTGTACAAGAATCACGACTCGGACCGACATACCATCTGGTTTCTTTTCGTGGAAGCATTCGAAGCGGTACTCGATGCCCAAATTTTCTAAGAATTCCTTCACTTCCTCTTCCTTTTTGAAATCGTACGGCATTTCGAAGCGATGCTGTGTAGCTACCGGCCAAAAACCAACACGCAAGTGCGTTGAGGTTGAGAGAGCCGTCTGCTAAACACTGATGTTTATACTGATCGTACTGTCCATTTTAATATGCTTTCCTACCGCTATCTTTCCGCCCTTCGATGTTTTATCGTGTACGTAATTTAGACCGCGTAAGATTTGTGAAGGTTCTTCAAAATTTGCGGTACAAGCTTACATATTTTTGCAACAGCTTTCAGGTGCGTATGCGTGTCCCAACCTCAGACTACTGGTTGCCGGCAGTGATTGTGGTGTGTGAAATATGTTCCTCACCACACCACATATATCACCATCACACTCGTAGAGGAAAATATTAGCGCGAGCTGTGCTGGCTCTGCTTTCTGCTTTGGTGACGACCGTTTTGCGGAACGCGGCTTCGAAATTCCCGCCTTGATTCAAGGTGCTTATTTGCATTTAACCAACAAATTGTTACACAAAGAAAATTAGAGACGGAGTTTCATCAGTTAATTGACTTTTCTGTCAATCTCCTCCCAAAAAACAAATAATGATCACACTAATGACGTTGTCAGTGTGTCGTCACCACAGCTGTTGAGCGGCAACAACAAAGCAGCTGCACAAGGCGTACAAGGTAGGAAGCTTGCGCATAGTAACAGATCTGCGGCCCTGCGTAGCGCATGTTGCGAAACGGAACACCGCGATAGTGTGTATCGCGCACAAGAACAAAAAGTGCGCCCCCCTTTGACCTATTTCCGTAGGTACTTCGCATCTACCGTCGTGAACTGAATCTCATTGCAAGCATCGCGCTCCAAAGCTTCGCGGCTAGAGAAATGTCGTCGAAGTTTGCGAGTGCGCTGAGGTCTTTCACACGGCCCCACACCCGAGGCTGGCAGACGACAAGGCTCATGTCAAGAGGAGCAGACGCCAACTCTTCGTCGGAAGACAACATGAAGAAGTACGACGCCCGTCAAGTTGCATTTTCGCCGACGCGTTTGGAAGACATCACGCACAACTACACGGAACGCACTAACGACGTCGAGGACGACATCGACATTGAAGACAGTGAAGAGGTGTCTGCATACAAGTGCGGGAGCAATGTGAACCTGTACGCGCACATGCAGAGCAACGTGCCAGAGCCCTTCGACGCTGAAAACAGAAGTCCCAGCAGCCTCAACATGCCCGGAGGCGGAGCTAGCCGATCAGAGAAGTACATCTCTGGCCAGAGGCAGTCAATTAATGAAAGAGAGTAGTGCAATCATGAAAGATATAATCATGAGGGTAATGTATGCAGTATAGAAAGAtgcgctccagggagcaacttGTTGGCAGTCCTTATTTCAAAGTCTATAGCCTGTATCGCTGTGGAAAACTAGGCACATTAAAaattttcctctgttgcacaTGTAGTGTATTACATATGgattattaaaaaaaactatattgCATTAGAATAACTATGCATTTTTTACGTTTTAAAATGATGACCAGACAGGCATTATACCACTCAGTGCAACTCTCCACTCAAACTGAAACTCTGTGATACTTTGCAGTAAGTGAAGCGGGATAAATGTTAAAAAACTTATTTGGTTCAACATGAACCTCTGTTCCAAGTGTTACATCAAAGGAGGTAATAGATACACAGGAAGTCAGCACCATCAATACTGGAACTCATCTGGCTGCAACATCACAGCTGGCAGCTATAGgacaggtcacgtgcttacaacAGCTAAGGAAAAAACACCTCGAGATTATTACTTACACACCATTATTGAATTGGAACGTTTTCTTGCGTCTGAGGAACATGGCACGAAACAGTTTCGGAAGGAGGATGATTATACCAGAAATTCAGTCACTCAACCAGTAATTGAAAACACTTTGCGGAGTTTTATTCCAGCCAAGTTAAACCCACGGCAGTCAAACCCTAGCCAAACATGTCCCTTGGTCGGCGGTGGGAACCTGAATTTCGCCTTTTCTTATTCTGCCTGCAATTAAATAATGAACTTCTATGACTTTGAGTCTTCTCCCTCCGGCAGAGCGGAGCTTTCCGGCAGCGTCAGTCGTCGTAGTTCTGCGACAGTAGGAAGTTCGCCGCAAGGTTTTCATTCTTGTCGCAAGCAAAGTATGCCTGCACCACCAGGTACTCTGGAAAACCCAGGGCTTTGAGCTGCATCAGAGAAAATGAGCTATAAAGACAACTTCAAGCATACCTTGGGTGATCATGCAACTTTATGCAACATGTCTGGCACTCAATGTCAAAGCTGTCAAGAAACTAAGCAAGTTAATTGACCAATGAAGGCAGTGCAGAACTTTTAGTGTAGTGTGTCAGGGTTTTTGTGTGAATTTCCCACATTCTCAAAGCAGTAGTCTGCTTGTACTACTTTCACAAGACGAAGTCTGCTCATGCATGGTCATTGCCCGAGATACATTAGCTCCGACCTGGTCAAGAGCATAGTCTCGACTGTGAATGACAATAATGGCAAAAATGTTCCAGGAGCCCGGACGCATGGTTAGAAAACAAAGCTTCAACACCATCTTGGCACAACAGAAAACATTTAGTAACAGACGTTCCGTCTCTAGTGTGAGAGACGAAAGCTTTGGTTTCTGACAATAATGGCACGAACATGATACATCTTATCACGTTATCATGACAAGAACTGACCCGTTCGATAGCTTCCTTATCCTGCTGCGAAATGTGTCCATAGTTTGCTTGCAGCGTCTGAGCTTGACCACCGGCTCCCGCtgttcctcctccccctcctcctcctcctccagtaGGTGGAGGGCTTGGTTCATTTAGCATCCTTACAAATGCTTCCTGGTTCTGTGAGGACGGAGGCACAGGATGGGAGAGTTATCAGTTAGTATCACCGATAATACCTAATTGGAAGAGGAAAAAGGATGGTGCTGAGTCACCTGTGAAATGAGCTGCAATAGCTGTGGGTTTGACTGGCCAATTTGCTGCAGCAGAGCGTTGAGGAGCTGCGGATTTTGCTGGATCACCTGCCTCATCTGCTGGAACTGTGGTTGGAACCGCAAGAACCCAAGGGGATCTTCtgagaggaggaggaaaaaaaaagccccGTCACACAGCGTTTCTCCCCAAGAACGTTTGCCGTCTCAGCAAAAATCCCGCCCACCTTCACTAGATGGATTTTCGCCCGGAGTGGGCATCTGGACTCCCGTGACACCACCCACTCCGCCACCAACGAGGGGGCTCTCCGCCGGTGAGACGCTCGGACTTTCCTCGGCTCCGGCTTCTTGCTGGCTAGGGGGGATGCCCTGCGAATACCATTCCACTCCATTAGCAGAATTCGAGCAATATTATTAGGTCCCTGTGTTTtgtggttttatttcaggagccctAAAACAGGGTACAAATCGGGAGGAAAAGTAATTTTCGGtgggggaaaaagaaaaaaaggtggtcCACGCATTTTAGATAACCACAAGATACGGAATAGCCGTGCTGAATGTCCAATGCTTAACGATCGCTAGTGCCCGTACTGGTGGTAGAATTGGCAATCTGCCATGTTCAatttcgggttttaccctaaaacaccgGGCCCTAAATATTATTACCATGCCAGCTTTTATATCATTC from Ornithodoros turicata isolate Travis chromosome 4, ASM3712646v1, whole genome shotgun sequence encodes the following:
- the LOC135390952 gene encoding uncharacterized protein LOC135390952 is translated as MHKLISSRSSTTRVKQKDAHQRERKKSTAPKARHSGLVDVVTLLEFGQDLPGLSQCPVLLFSTKFSSSRQSAFWNLALKKGYFVEKTERRKTILRPVLRLYSGVTDVTSDAIAGNYEQVQPLTFVRSRRELEPFCKFARHSWLESKLPKHQRTYFGLIGIMGVTFPRHSLSSDHLNYMLHEAMQLFINTSNVVGFPVLYDLNQHCKNVGTFLKKMHELRAKCQLCVEVCEPGILPVCRRRLPKRAFDEDDLDNSNTTIRSLELHASKEVHVCLLYRFAMITHSILQYLILINVGGKVVQAFAEEVMIVGVKQQITETVLEMYLEPSTRIIESLFDAVMSRVATFMLKSGSTTKHIRIKTVEQCRIGAAVGAWQFVTFLLAAVSESFAKAAITEVGREERNRKYLQDSLGFMQRIKDDCLYCVFRLLSLKHRKLGLLKAQHQAQDPLNVVGMQTVTLLSKVIVAYALHMFKTKRSNARHLYIYEEDVREDFGRFLAELKGFSVAVPQPPITVNDLTGGRLQKFMVEMSVIYYKEVVDVREHLEASKTGEDDVVK
- the LOC135390958 gene encoding uncharacterized protein LOC135390958, encoding MSSKFASALRSFTRPHTRGWQTTRLMSRGADANSSSEDNMKKYDARQVAFSPTRLEDITHNYTERTNDVEDDIDIEDSEEVSAYKCGSNVNLYAHMQSNVPEPFDAENRSPSSLNMPGGGASRSEKYISGQRQSINERE
- the LOC135390957 gene encoding cytochrome c oxidase assembly factor 7 homolog: MPYDFKKEEEVKEFLENLGIEYRFECFHEKKPDGCHRLGDYMEAIKKDFEKAGQVYKRNCDENKHPKSCFKYGNYRWLGKGCKVNETEAYKYYRTGCDAGSPEGCFAAALMLTSRDRKKPSVIPKDNRLGLQLLDRACQLGSADGCYFASAHYINGNDAVVKDMKKAFVYTTRGCELGNMYACSNLSLMYRKGEGTEKNEKLAEEYKQKVIEYRDSLQKLQPTLEMEQGVKD